The Diospyros lotus cultivar Yz01 chromosome 11, ASM1463336v1, whole genome shotgun sequence region GAAAACCTAGAGTTCGTCTTGCTTATGAACGGAGTGGAAAGtataaatcatcaaaaaaaggAGATGAGACAATAGGAGAAACAAATCGTAGGATGACAGGTTCTAAAAAGTGTGGTTGTCCATTTGAGTTACTTGGTGTTAAATTGTCAAATGAATACTGGATATTGAAAGTTGTATGTGGATTGCACAATCATTTACTAGCAGctcaacttgagggtcattcataTGCTGGCCGACttacagagaaagagaaacaaattaTGATAACAATGTCTAACAATCTTGTGAagccaagaaatattttaatgacGTTAAAGgcagaagataaaaaaaatgtgagtaccatcaaaactatatataatgcacgGCAAAGATATAGAGTCATGGATAAAGGTGGTCGATCACAAATACAACAgttgatgaaaaaattgaaagattgtaattatgtggagtggcATAGAAGTGATACATTATCAGATTGTATCACAGACTTATTTTGGGCTCATCCGATGGCTATAGagttatttaaaacatttcCCCATGTGTTAATAATGGActgtacatacaaaactaatagATATAAGTATCCACTGCTAGAGATCGTTGGTGTGATGTCAACTGAGCTAACTTTTTCTattgctttcgcatttatgGATCATGAATATGAGGATAATTACACATGGGCAATGGAGAAATTAAAGAGTCTAATAACTCACAATACATATCCAGGAGTAATTGTAACTGATAGAGAATTGGGATTAATGAATGCAATACAAAAAGTGTTTCCAACCACGAGCACCTTGTTGTGTAGgtggcatatatcaaaaaatgtgctcgccaaatgtaagaaattatttgatagAAAGGAGACATGGGAGAAATTTATGTTAAGTTGGAACCTGGTTGTTTTTGCGTCGACTGAGGATGAATATGAACGTCGTCTGTATGAGTTAACACTTGAGTACTATGCATATGAGGGCGCACTTAATTATCTGAGAAATACATGGTTGAatgattataaagaaaaatttgttgCAGCATGGACAAATAGAATAATGCATTTTGGCAACGTTACTACGAACAGGGCTGAGAGTGCACATGCAAAGTTGAAGAGACATCTTGGATCTTCTCAAGGTGACTTAGAGTCATCATGGACAATTATCAACAGTCTTATTGAGTTACAACATGTAGAGATTAAGGGGTCGTTTGAAAAAAGTTTAATGTTGGTGCAACATAACTTCAAGCCAGCAATTTTTAGAGAATTGCGAGGTGTTATATCGAGAAGTGCATTGAATATGGTACTAATGCAGTCGCAACTTGCTTATAAAATTGGGATAGACAAAGTTTCATGTGGATGTGTGATTAGAAGCACATATGGTTTACCTTGTGCACATAAAATTGCAGAGTTCATGGTACAAGGACGGCCAATTCCTTTGTCAACTGTGCATCCTCATTGGACAAGGTTGCAGTTAGTGCAGTCAGCTTATGATGGTGTGTCATCGCAGGTAACGATTGAGCCAGAAATAGAgagtatatataaaatgttttattcaGAAACGGAGCCAGGGAAACAAGTATTAAAGCAAAAGTTGAGAGAAATAGTTAATCCAGACACAACTTCACTACAACCACCAACCATGAAAGTTAGGACGAAGGGTAGGCCAGCATCGAAGAAGAAAATTCAGATTGATACATCCACCAAACGTGATCCGTCCTTATTTGAAATAGTTCAATCTAGTCAAGACAGTAGATCCCTAGCAACATGGATATCCAAGAGAAACACCAACCGACTCAAGGGGTATGATGATTGTTTCCCACCACAAATACAACCGTTCTTGCATAATATTGTTAATGTAGAATCAGATGGACATTGTGGATTTCGCGCG contains the following coding sequences:
- the LOC127812772 gene encoding uncharacterized protein LOC127812772 yields the protein MHFGNVTTNRAESAHAKLKRHLGSSQGDLESSWTIINSLIELQHVEIKGSFEKSLMLVQHNFKPAIFRELRGVISRSALNMVLMQSQLAYKIGIDKVSCGCVIRSTYGLPCAHKIAEFMVQGRPIPLSTVHPHWTRLQLVQSAYDGVSSQVTIEPEIESIYKMFYSETEPGKQVLKQKLREIVNPDTTSLQPPTMKVRTKGRPASKKKIQIDTSTKRDPSLFEIVQSSQDSRSLATWISKRNTNRLKGYDDCFPPQIQPFLHNIVNVESDGHCGFRAIAGLLGMSEHNWRDIRFSLIGELQSFRAMYTQIYGSEMRVDELLHILYCFDNIAPCEHWMTLPDMGHLVASKYNVVLVHLSRIQCLTYLPLRSIPPPAVQHRMITIGFVNDCHFVQVFLKPRSPIPPVALNWYRFRCDNARDWEMPYISRIQAFLSLVGQDVATQEVFDLSDT